From Nicotiana tabacum cultivar K326 chromosome 15, ASM71507v2, whole genome shotgun sequence, the proteins below share one genomic window:
- the LOC107830931 gene encoding V-type proton ATPase 16 kDa proteolipid subunit, whose amino-acid sequence MSSTFSGDETAPFFGFLGAAAALVFSCMGAAYGTAKSGVGVASMGVMRPELVMKSIVPVVMAGVLGIYGLIIAVIISTGINPKTKSYYLFDGYAHLSSGLACGLAGLSAGMAIGIVGDAGVRANAQQPKLFVGMILILIFAEALALYGLIVGIILSSRAGQSRAE is encoded by the exons ATGTCTTCGACTTTCAGCGGCGACGAAACTGCTCCCTTCTTCGGCTTCCTCGGCGCTGCTGCTGCCTTAGTCTTCTCCT GTATGGGAGCAGCTTATGGTACAGCGAAGAGTGGGGTAGGGGTGGCGTCAATGGGTGTGATGAGGCCGGAGTTGGTGATGAAGTCAATTGTGCCGGTTGTTATGGCTGGTGTTTTGGGTATTTATGGATTGATTATAGCTGTGATTATTAGTACAGGGATTAACCCGAAAACCAAGTCTTACTATCTTTTTGATGGATATGCTCACCTTTCCTCTGGTCTTGCTTGTGGTCTTGCTGGCCTTTCTGCTGGTATGGCCATTGGAATCGTTGGTGACGCTGGTGTTAG AGCCAATGCACAACAGCCAAAGCTTTTTGTCGGGATGATTTTGATTCTTATTTTTGCTGAAGCCCTGGCTTTGTATGGCCTTATTGTTGGAATCATCCTCTCTTCTCGTGCTGGTCAGTCTAGAGCAGAGTAG